In Paenibacillus sp. FSL M7-0420, a single genomic region encodes these proteins:
- a CDS encoding STM3941 family protein produces the protein MGYPPYNDGGYQPFVVEASRVKQLLLFTGSLLFMLLGVLLLKTSGEVTQDPAILLRTLGIVFTVLFGLGVVVYLFMLLRRSPLLVADAQGIDDRSSAIPGGRIMWEDIKDIRLIRFSGQKNICVYLADPKAYLARQRGVKRWLMAINLRLVGTPVNIASQAMRLPLERVYEELELRRRLWAGQ, from the coding sequence ATGGGCTATCCGCCGTATAACGATGGAGGTTACCAGCCGTTCGTAGTGGAAGCCTCCCGGGTGAAGCAGCTTTTGCTGTTCACGGGATCGCTGCTTTTTATGCTCTTGGGGGTCCTGCTGCTCAAAACGTCCGGGGAGGTGACGCAAGATCCTGCCATCCTTCTGCGGACGCTGGGAATCGTCTTCACCGTGCTGTTCGGCCTGGGAGTAGTGGTCTATCTCTTCATGCTGCTGCGCCGTTCACCGCTGCTTGTGGCAGATGCCCAGGGCATCGATGACCGCTCTTCTGCAATTCCCGGAGGACGGATCATGTGGGAGGACATTAAGGATATTCGCCTGATCCGCTTCTCCGGACAAAAAAACATCTGCGTCTACCTTGCTGATCCCAAAGCGTATCTGGCCCGGCAACGCGGAGTGAAGCGGTGGCTGATGGCTATCAACCTCCGTCTCGTCGGCACTCCCGTAAATATTGCGAGTCAGGCCATGCGGCTGCCGCTGGAGCGGGTATATGAAGAGCTGGAGCTGAGAAGACGGCTGTGGGCTGGGCAGTAG